A DNA window from Hordeum vulgare subsp. vulgare chromosome 1H, MorexV3_pseudomolecules_assembly, whole genome shotgun sequence contains the following coding sequences:
- the LOC123424733 gene encoding VIN3-like protein 1, whose amino-acid sequence MSKSTPVKASKNSELKKSAAILTITNGHACKKDATGRERPVHDIKGTGTWICRNLACKAVVTAEDSFCKRCSCCICHQFDDNKDPSLWLVCASENDDKQYCGSSCHIECALKQKRVGCFDLQKIIHLDGSYSCASCGKISGVLGYWKRQLVIAKGARRVDILCHRIYVSYQLLEGTSCHNELHNIIQEAKAKLECEVGPLDGMSAKMARGIVSRLSGGSNILKLCSLAIQKVDELLSSPSPGLLRGSLPAACKFKFVDITSSSLVIILKENKLASSDTIKGYKLWYWKSREQPSMDEPVILPRDQRKILVYNLATCTEYSFRIISFTDAEAAIGHSESKCYTASKEVFIKSVTQNATGTCPQTQTADRSQACMSTGFRIRDVGKILRRAWAEEGYCEDMYAGSCDISATEANQAGNSEQGHLLSGACRKLQFNAFSVPDLNAPMPMDIDSSPEKSYDLNNRLLRSNDSGGSEACEAVRSAEPAAVESRPGGKAKQPNGAQNESCEQDGVSAICRQKQLLRKPRVLDEDYEYCVKVIRWLECDGHIETDFRLKFLTWLSLRSTENEHRIVNTFIKTLIKEPSSLAEQLVDSFGEMVNCKRPKVGFGSGLWHLDKQ is encoded by the exons ATGTCAAAGTCTACTCCTGTTAAAGCAAGCAAGAATTCTGAATTGAAGAAATCTGCAGCCATCTTAACGATAACAAATGGCCATGCTTGTAAGAAGGATGCAACTGGTAGAGAACGTCCTGTCCATGACATCAAGGGCACTGGCACTTGGATCTGTAGAAATTTGGCCTGTAAAGCTGTTGTAACAGCTGAAGATTCTTTCTGCAAGAGGTGCTCATGTTGTATTTGCCATCAGTTTGATGACAATAAAGATCCTAGTCTATGGTTGGTTTGTGCATCTGAGAATGATGACAAGCAGTACTGTGGTTCTTCTTGCCACATCGAGTGTGCCCTCAAACAAAAGCGGGTGGGATGCTTTGATCTTCAAAAAATTATTCATCTTGATGGGAGTTATTCATGTGCTTCATGTGGGAAGATATCTGGGGTACTAGG TTATTGGAAAAGGCAATTAGTGATTGCAAAGGGGGCTCGCCGAGTTGATATACTCTGCCACCGCATCTATGTGAGTTATCAGTTATTGGAGGGTACGAGCTGTCATAATGAATTGCATAACATTATTCAAGAGGCAAAAGCAAAACTTGAATGCGAGGTCGGTCCACTTGATGGAATGTCGGCAAAGATGGCACGTGGTATCGTAAGCAGGTTATCTGGTGGTAGTAATATACTGAAACTTTGCTCTCTAGCGATTCAAAAAGTTGATGAGTTGTTGAGTTCTCCATCTCCAGGCTTGCTTCGAG GTTCATTACCAGCTGCGTGCAAATTCAAATTCGTAGACATTACATCGTCTTCCCTTGTTATCatcttaaaagaaaataaattagcaTCATCGGACACCATCAAAGGTTATAAGCTGTGGTACTGGAAGAGCAGAGAGCAACCAAGCATGGATGAGCCTGTTATCTTGCCAAGAGACCAAAGAAAAATACTTGTGTATAACCTCGCCACATGCACAGAATATTCCTTCAGAATCATATCATTCACAGATGCTGAGGCGGCCATTGGGCATTCCGAGTCTAAATGTTATACTGCGAGCAAGGAGGTATTTATCAAATCTGTGACCCAGAATGCCACGGGAACATGCCCGCAGACGCAGACAGCGGATAGGAGCCAGGCTTGTATGTCCACTGGATTTAGGATCCGAGATGTTGGGAAGATCTTGCGGCGAGCTTGGGCTGAAGAAGGCTATTGTGAGGATATGTACGCAGGTTCATGTGACATAAGTGCCACAGAAGCAAATCAGGCAGGGAACAGTGAACAGGGTCATTTGTTATCTGGTGCATGTCGCAAACTTCAGTTCAATGCATTTTCTGTCCCTGACCTAAATGCACCCATGCCCATGGACATTGACTCTTCCCCTGAGAAGAGCTATGATTTAAATAACAGACTTTTAAGATCAAATGACAGTGGTGGCTCAGAGGCTTGCGAGGCAGTCAGGAGTGCGGAACCGGCTGCTGTTGAATCTCGACCAGGGGGCAAGGCAAAGCAGCCCAATGGTGCTCAGAATGAAAGCTGTGAGCAGGATGGAGTTTCGGCCATCTGTCGCCAGAAGCAACTTCTGAGAAAACCTAGAGTGCTGGATGAGGACTATGAGTACTGTGTGAAGGTGATACGGTGGCTGGAGTGTGACGGGCACATAGAGACTGATTTCAGATTGAAGTTTTTGACCTGGCTGAGTCTAAGATCGACTGAGAATGAGCATAGGATTGTGAACACATTCATCAAAACGCTAATCAAAGAACCAAGCAGCCTGGCTGAGCAGCTTGTTGATTCTTTCGGAGAGATGGTAAACTGCAAGAGACCAAAAGTAGGTTTCGGCAGCGGGCTATGGCATTTGGACAAACAATAA